Proteins from a single region of Mucilaginibacter daejeonensis:
- a CDS encoding amidohydrolase, protein MKKLWPALLLLALASCKQKEYNADLFVKNAKVYTVDSVFSTTEAFVVSGGKIVGLGNTDSLEKIYLAREVIDAKGKPVYPGFIDAHTHFYRYGLSLQEVNVVGTKSWNDILDSVQNYATHNPDGWIIGRGWDQNDWQDKRFPNKAKLDSLFPIRPVILSRVDGHAAIANQAALNIAGIKPGQKITGGEIEVADQKLTGILIDNAVGLVTRKIPQPTDQQVEAGLLGAQQNCFAVGLTTVDDCGLDYPLVSVIAQLQHKQALKMRMYVMLSDNEDNIAYLFKRGVYKTPMLNVRSFKVYADGALGSRGACLLHDYSDKKGWKGFLLSDQKHFEDVAQRIAAKGFQMCTHAIGDSANRSILKIYANVLKGKNDRRWRIEHAQVVDPQDLKYFGEYNVVPSVQPTHATSDMSWAGTRLGARLKSAYAYKQLLKQNGWMPLGTDMPVENINPLYTFYAATERKDLKGQPSGGFQKENALDRVEALRGMTIWAARSNFEEQEKGSLEVGKYADFVILDQDIMKAKGADLPNVKVLKTFVNGEKVYEKK, encoded by the coding sequence ATGAAGAAATTATGGCCTGCGCTGCTACTGCTGGCTTTGGCCTCCTGTAAGCAGAAAGAGTACAACGCCGACCTCTTTGTTAAAAATGCCAAAGTATATACGGTAGATAGCGTGTTCAGCACCACCGAAGCTTTTGTGGTAAGCGGCGGTAAGATCGTTGGTTTGGGTAACACCGATAGCCTCGAAAAGATCTACCTGGCCCGCGAGGTGATCGATGCCAAAGGCAAGCCGGTGTATCCGGGTTTTATTGATGCCCATACTCACTTTTACCGTTATGGCCTTAGCTTACAAGAAGTGAACGTAGTAGGTACCAAAAGCTGGAACGACATCCTTGACTCCGTACAGAACTATGCTACCCATAACCCCGACGGCTGGATCATAGGCCGTGGCTGGGACCAGAACGACTGGCAGGACAAACGCTTCCCCAATAAAGCTAAACTGGATTCGCTATTCCCTATCAGGCCAGTGATCCTGAGCCGCGTGGATGGACATGCGGCCATTGCCAACCAGGCGGCCCTGAATATAGCCGGCATCAAACCCGGCCAAAAGATAACGGGCGGTGAAATAGAAGTGGCCGATCAAAAGCTGACCGGCATCCTGATCGATAATGCCGTAGGTTTAGTGACCCGCAAGATCCCTCAACCTACCGACCAGCAGGTAGAGGCTGGCCTGCTTGGCGCACAACAAAATTGTTTTGCCGTAGGGCTTACCACCGTGGATGACTGCGGACTTGATTACCCTTTGGTAAGCGTGATCGCCCAATTACAGCATAAACAAGCGCTCAAAATGCGCATGTATGTGATGCTGTCTGACAATGAGGATAACATTGCCTACCTGTTCAAGCGCGGCGTATACAAAACGCCCATGCTGAACGTACGCTCGTTCAAGGTATATGCCGATGGTGCCTTAGGTTCTCGTGGCGCCTGTCTGCTGCATGACTATAGTGATAAAAAAGGTTGGAAAGGCTTCCTGCTAAGCGACCAGAAACATTTTGAAGATGTTGCCCAACGCATCGCCGCCAAAGGTTTCCAGATGTGTACACATGCCATCGGTGATTCGGCCAACCGCAGCATCCTGAAGATATATGCGAATGTTCTGAAAGGGAAGAACGACCGCCGCTGGCGCATCGAGCACGCCCAGGTGGTAGACCCGCAAGACCTGAAGTATTTTGGCGAGTACAACGTGGTGCCATCTGTGCAGCCTACCCACGCCACGTCAGATATGTCGTGGGCAGGTACCCGGCTTGGCGCAAGGTTAAAGAGCGCCTATGCCTACAAACAACTCCTTAAACAGAACGGCTGGATGCCGCTGGGTACCGATATGCCGGTCGAGAACATTAACCCGTTATATACCTTTTATGCGGCCACCGAGCGTAAGGACCTGAAAGGTCAACCATCGGGTGGCTTTCAAAAAGAGAATGCGCTGGATAGGGTAGAAGCCCTGAGAGGGATGACCATCTGGGCCGCGCGTTCAAATTTTGAAGAGCAGGAAAAAGGTAGTTTAGAGGTAGGTAAATACGCCGACTTTGTGATATTGGATCAGGATATTATGAAAGCCAAAGGGGCAGATCTGCCGAATGTTAAAGTGCTGAAGACATTTGTGAATGGTGAGAAAGTTTATGAGAAGAAGTAA